A stretch of Tenrec ecaudatus isolate mTenEca1 chromosome 2, mTenEca1.hap1, whole genome shotgun sequence DNA encodes these proteins:
- the BHMT2 gene encoding S-methylmethionine--homocysteine S-methyltransferase BHMT2, producing MATAGGPSTKKGILERLDSGEVVIGDGGFLFTLEKRGYVKAGLWTPEAVVEHPNAVRQLHMEFLRAGSNVMQTFTFSASEDNMESKWEDINAAACDLAREVGAKGDALVAGGICQKSTYKHRKDEVRIKKIFRLQLEVFTRKNVDFVIAEYFEHAEEAVWAVEVLKETGKPVAATMCIGPEGDMNNVAPGACAVQLVKAGASIVGVNCRFGPTASLKTMKLMKEGLQAAGLTAHLMVQSLGFHTPDCGKGGFVDLPEYPFGMEPRVATRWDIQKYAREAYKLGVRFIGGCCGFEPYHIRAIAEELAPERGFLPPASEKHGSWGSGLDMHTKPWIRARARKEHWENLRPASGRPFCPSLSKPDA from the exons ATGGCGACAGCCGGAGGTCCCAGCACCAAGAAG GGCATTTTGGAACGCCTGGACAGTGGGGAGGTTGTCATTGGAGATGGAGGCTTTCTGTTCACTCTGGAGAAGAGGGGCTATGTGAAGGCTGGACTCTGGACCCCAGAAGCAGTGGTCGAACACCCCAATGCAG TTCGGCAGCTTCACATGGAATTCTTGAGAGCAGGATCAAACGTCATGCAAACGTTCACCTTTTCTGCCAGCGAGGATAATATGGAAAGCAAG TGGGAAGATATAAACGCAGCTGCCTGTGACCTCGCCAGAGAAGTGGGTGCAAAGGGTGATGCTCTGGTTGCTGGGGGGATCTGCCAGAAATCCACGTACAAACATCGCAAGGATGAAGTTAGAATTAAGAAAATCTTTCGACTACAGCTTGAGGTGTTCACCAGGAAAAACGTGGACTTTGTCATTGCAGAG TATTTTGAGCATGCTGAAGAAGCCGTGTGGGCTGTGGAGGTCTTAAAGGAAACTGGTAAACCTGTGGCAGCTACTATGTGCATAGGCCCAGAGGGAGACATGAATAACGTAGCGCCCGGAGCGTGTGCTGTTCAGCTGGTGAAGGCAG GCGCTTCAATCGTTGGTGTGAACTGCCGATTTGGACCCACAGCCAGCTTGAAGACGATGAAGCTCATGAAGGAGGGCCTTCAGGCTGCGGGGCTGACAGCGCACCTGATGGTGCAGTCCCTGGGGTTCCACACCCCTGACTGTGGCAAGGGGGGCTTTGTGGACCTTCCAGAATATCCCTTTG gaatggaaccCAGAGTGGCGACCAGGTGGGATATTCAGAAGTACGCCAGAGAGGCCTACAAGCTGGGGGTCAGGTTCATCGGCGGCTGCTGTGGATTTGAGCCCTACCACATCCGGGCCATCGCAGAGGAGCTGGCcccagaaaggggatttctgcccCCAGCTTCAGAAAAGCACGGCAGCTGGGGAAGTGGTTTGGACATGCACACCAAGCCCTGGATTAGAGCGAG GGCTAGAAAGgaacattgggaaaatctgcgaCCAGCTTCAGGCAGACCATTCTGTCCTTCACTGTCAAAGCCAGATGCCTAA